In the Bacillus sp. HSf4 genome, AAGCCGGGATTCAAGCTGATCATGGACATTGAAACAGATAAGAGAAAAGCAAAGACACTGCCGCAGAAAGCCGTAAAAAAAGACGGCGACCAGTATTATGTCTATACAATAAGAGACGGCAAGGCAAACCGGGTTGATGTAAAGATCGGCGAAACGGCGGATGATCAGATGGAAATCAAGGAAGGCCTCTCAGGCGATGACCAGGTGATTTTAAATCCTTCAGACGATATAACCGACGGAACGGATGTGAAAGCTTAAATGATTCAGCTTTCCAAAGTGAAAAAAAGCTATCAGATCGGAAAAGAGACATTTGATGTCCTTCATTCCATTGATGTTGTGATTGAACGCGGCGAGTACCTGTCCATTATGGGGCCGTCCGGTTCCGGAAAATCAACGCTCATGAACATCATCGGCTGCCTTGACCGCCCGTCATCAGGCATCTATAAACTGGACGGCGAGGATGTTTCTTCATACAAAGATAAGGAGCTGGCGGCGGTCGGAAATCAATCGATCGGCTTTGTGTTTCAACAGTTTCAGCTTTTGCCGAGACTGAACGCGAAAAAGAATGTCGAGCTTCCGATGATTTATGCAGGCATCGGCAAAAAAGAGCGGCAAGAACGGGCCGAACGGGCTTTGGAAAAGGTCGGGCTGAAAGACCGAATGCTGCATATGCCCAGCGAGCTTTCCGGCGGGCAAAAACAGCGGGTCGCCATCGCCCGCGCGATTGTCAATGAACCAAAGCTGATTTTGGCTGATGAACCAACCGGAGCATTAGATACGAAAACGAGCATTTCGATCATGGAGCAATTTTCCGAATTAAACGCTGAAGGGACAACCGTTCTGCTGGTCACTCATGAACCGGAAATTGCCGATTATACGAATCGAGTCATTATGGTGCGTGACGGTGAGATCGTTGCTTCTGAAAGGCAAAGGAGTGTGGGGGAATGAGCCTGTTGGAAAATCTGCGGATGGCTCTCAGCTCTGTTTTAGCCCATAAAATGCGGTCGATCTTAACGATGCTCGGCATCATCATCGGCGTCGGCTCAGTCATTGTCGTCGTGGCGGTAGGACAAGGCGGGGAGCAGATGCTCAAGCAGTCCATCAGCGGTCCCGGCAATACAGTCGAATTATTTTACTCTCCGAGTGAAGAAGAGCTTGCCAAAAATCCCAACGCCTATGAAGAAGCGAACTTTACCGAAGCTGATATTAACAGTTTGAAAGAAATCGAAGGTGTGAAGCAGGTCGTCGCTTCGACAACGGAAAATATGACGGCCCGGTACCGAAAAGAGGAAACCGATTCATCAATTATCGGCATCAACAGCGGCTATATGAGTGTCAATTCATTACATATAAAAGAAGGCAGAGGCTTCACTGAAAATGATTTTCTGTCCGGAAAAAGAGCGGGGGTCATTTCCGAAAAATTCTCTGAAGAGCTATTTGACAAAAAATCACCGCTCGGCCAAGTTGTATGGATCAACGGACAGCCGGTCGAAGTCATCGGCATCCTCGAAAAAGAAACCGGTCTGCTTTCACTTGAGCAAAGTGAAATGTATCTGCCATTTACGATGATGAGATCGTCTTTTGGCAGCAGCAACTACAGCACGGTCTCCCTTCAGGTTGAATCGGCCGATGATATGAAGGCGGTAGGGCAAGAGGCTGCTCAACTGATGAATGATCATCATGACACCGAAGATTCTTATCAGGTGATGAACATGGAGGAAATTGCAAAAGGCATCGGCCAAGTCACAACGATTATGACGATGATCATCGGTTCCATTGCCGGCATTTCTCTATTGGTCGGCGGAATCGGCGTCATGAATATCATGCTTGTCTCTGTGACCGAACGCACAAGAGAAATCGGGATCAGAAAATCGCTGGGGGCTACGCGGGGGCAGATTTTATTGCAATTTTTAATTGAGTCCGTCGTTTTGACACTGATTGGCGGTCTTATCGGAATCGGGCTCGGGTACGGCGGAGCATCGCTTGTGTCTGTCATAGCCGGGTGGCCGTCGCTTGTATCCTGGCAGGTTGTCATTGGCGGGGTCTTATTCAGTATGGTGATCGGAGTCATTTTCGGCATGCTTCCGGCCAACAAAGCGGCCCGCTTGGATCCGATCGATGCATTGCGCTATGAATAGATTTGTCATTTGCAAAAATGTTTGGCTGGGATGCTGTGAACCCAAGGTCATGTGGTGGTTTCAATCTAAAGACCGATTTGATATCGGTCTTTTTTATTTACTTCCTTTCCAGTTTGGTAAAAATTTAAGCTAATTTTAATCAATCTTAAGTATGCGAAATGGTAAACTTGATATTGTGTAATTTTGAAAAAATGGAGGAATTTAAAAAGTGGAAGCAAATGTAGAAACAGTACAGAAACAAAAAAAGCCGTCACTGCTCGGCATCATCATAAGCCCTGTCCGGCAGTTTGAGAGGATGAGAGAAAGACCAGCCATTTGGCTGGCGCTGATCATTTCGCTGGCATTATCAGCCTTTTCTGTTTACTTGAGCTATTGGAAACTGAATGAGGAGTTGCTTTTTGAATTTAATCCTGGAATGTTGGCTGCTCGCGATATTTTTCGATCGATTATCTTCTATGTCCTCAGCGGATTGGTATTGTGGCTGATCGCCAAAATTGGCGGCGGAAAAACCAATTTTGCCTGCATGGTCTCATTGTCTGTATTTGGTACGTTTGTCGTCGTTATCAGAGATGTCATCATCAGTTTGATTTACTATTTTACAAATTCAGATATCGCGTTTTCGTTCTCATCCCTTGATGGATACATTCCGGCAGAGGAGCCGTTATCGAGTGTCCTGGCGTTGTTTGACATCTTTACAATCTGGGCGTTTGTATTGGTTGCTATCGGACTGCAAAAAGCAGCCGGCGCTTCAAAACGGGCGGCATGGATCGGCGTTTCTGTTTTATTTGTAGTATTTCTTTTGTTCTCTTATCTATTAGGCCTGTTTTTTTTATTTTTACAAAACCTTCCGAACTAAGCGGAACAGATATGAAAAACCTCATGCATCTGAGCATGGGGTTTTATTTTTTGGTTCGAATGAATATTCATCGAATAGATAATAATAATGTCACATATTTTTGCGGATTTTTATCGTTTATACAGTTTACAAATGATACATATCACGTTAAGATGTTGAAATGTGAAAGATTTTGATGGTTATTGAATGAATTTGAAAGATTTTTGTTGAGTTTTGTCGAAAAAGCGTTTACAATGAAATTGTAAGTTGAATGAAGGCGTTTTCAAAAAAAGGGGTGATAATGTGTTGACTCCTGAACGGCATCAGCTGATCATCGACGAAATCGAAAAGCATGATGTCGTGAAAATCCAGTACTTAATGAATTTAACAAATGCCTCAGAGTCAACGATCAGAAGAGATTTGTCGACGCTCGAAGCCCGCGGATATTTAAAGCGCGTTCATGGAGGAGCATCAAAGCTGTCCGACATTCGAATGGAGCCGGACATGCTTGAAAAATCATCCAAAAACCTTCATGAAAAAAGAAAAATCGCCCAGGAAGCTGCCTCTCTGCTTAAAGAAGGCGATTGCATTTTCCTTGATGCCGGAACGACTACTTTGCAAATGATCGATTTTATCGATCAAGAGAAGGATATCATCGTAGTTACGAACGGAGTTATGCACATTGAGGCATTAATGAAAAAAGGGATTCCATTTTATTTATTGGGCGGATATGTGAAGCATAAAACCGGGGCGATCGTGGGAGGCTCCGCCTTATCGGCCATCAGCCAGTACCGGTTTGACAAAAGCTTTATCGGTGTGAACGGGATTCATACAGAAGCGGGATTTACAACCCCCGATCCCGAAGAAGCGCTCTTGAAAACAAAGGCTGTCAAACAGGCAAAAAAAGCTTTTGCACTCGCTGATGCTTCCAAATTCGGAGAGATGTCTTTTTCTGCCTTTGCAAGTTTAGACGAAGCAACTATCATTACAGCAGGATCTGCAAAACATTCATTTGATAACTATCAAGAAAAAACTGTCGTAAAGGTAGTGAAAACATGATATACACTGTAACACTCAACCCATCGGTCGACTACATCGTTCACGTAGAAGAATTTACTTTAGGCGGGTTAAATCGTTCAGCTTATGACACGAAATACCCTGGAGGCAAAGGAATCAATGTCTCGCGGGTGCTGAACAGACACCATGTGCCTTCTAAAGTTCTCGGTTTTATCGGCGGTTTTACAGGGGGTTACATCAAATCTTTCTTGGAAGAAGAAAAACTTGAGACGGCCTTTAATGAAGTAAACGGGGATACCCGAATCAATGTCAAATTAAAGACCGGTGATGAAACGGAAATCAACGGACAAGGCCCTGTCATCAGTGAAGACGATTTCGCGGCGTTTTTAGCCCGATTTTCCGCGATGAAAGAAGGAGATATCGTCGTATTGGCAGGCAGCATCCCGGCTTCAATGCCTCAGGACACCTATGAAAAAATTGCCGAAGCGTGCAGCCGGCAACATGTCCGTGTCGTCCTTGATATTTCAGGCGAGGCCCTCTTGAAAGCGGCTCAAATGCGCCCGCTTTTAATGAAGCCGAACCATCACGAGCTGGGAGAAATGTTCCAAACGACGATTACCACTCCAGAGGAAGCGGTGCCATACGGCAAAAAACTGATTGAACAAGGAGCGGAAAACGCGATCGTTTCAATGGCGGGCGAAGGCGCTCTCTTATTCACAAAAGACGGCGTATATCATGCGAATGTCCCTAAAGGAAAGCTCGTCAATTCTGTCGGAGCAGGGGATTCGGTGGTTGCCGGTTTTCTCGCAGGCATTGAAAAACAGCTCGACATCAAAGAAGCTTTTCGCTTAGGCGTTGCCTCAGGAAGTGCGACAGCTTTTTCTGAGGAGCTCGGAACAGAAGAGCTGGTTCACAAACTTCTTCCGGAAGTTCAAGTCAAAGCGATATAAAGGAGGAAAGGTTATGAAAATAACAGAGCTACTAACGAAGCATACGATCAAGTTAAACCTTGAGAGCAGCCAGAAAGAAAACGTGATTGAAGAGCTTGTAACCGTTTTGGACCAGGCCGGAAAATTAAATGATAAAGAAGGCTACAAAGACGCCGTGATCAATCGCGAAAAACAAAGCTCGACAGGAATCGGCGAAGGGATTGCCATTCCTCACGCGAAAACGGCGAGCGTTAAAGAGCCGGCCATCGCATTTGGCCGTTCAAAAGAAGGTGTCGATTACGAATCTCTGGACGGACAGCCGAGCCATCTCGTCTTCATGATCGCTGCAACGGATGGCGCAAACAACACACACCTTGAAGCGCTCTCAAGACTATCCACTCTATTGATGAGGGAAGAAATCCGCAAACAGCTGCTTGATGCGGAATCAGCAGAAGAAATCATCGATATTATCAACGAGCATGATAAAGACGATGAAGATGAAGAGCAAGGGGAAACGCCTCAAGCGCCGTCAGCCAAAGGAAAAATCCTTGCGGTGACAGCATGCCCGACAGGGATCGCCCACACGTTCATGGCTGCCGATGCTTTGAAGGAAAAAGCGAAAGAGCTTGGCGTTGATATCAAAGTTGAAACGAACGGTTCAAGCGGTATTAAAAATGGTCTGACAGCGCAGGAAATCGAAGATGCGGTTGCGATCATCGTCGCCGCCGACAAGCAGGTTGAAATGGATCGTTTCCAAGGTAAACACGTCATTGAAGTACCTGTGACAGCGGGAATCAGACGCCCGAAAGAATTGATTGAGCAAGCCTTGAAGCAAGATGCGCCAATCTATCAGGCGAAAGGCGGCGCTGCATCCGATTCTGAAGACGGAGCTGCCAAAGGAAAAGGCGGCGGCTTCTACAAACACCTGATGAGCGGTGTCAGCAACATGCTGCCATTCGTCGTCGGGGGCGGGATTTTAGTTGCGCTTTCATTCTTCTGGGGAATTAACGCAACCAAACCGGGAGATCCTACTTATAATGAGTTTGCAGCTGTTTTAAACAATATTGGCGGAACCAATGCCCTTGGATTAATCGTCGCTGTATTGGCCGGATTTATCGCTATGAGTATTGCAGACCGTCCTGGATTTGCGCCTGGTATGGTCGGCGGTTTCATGGCGACGCAAGCTGGCGCCGGTTTCCTAGGCGGGCTGATTGCCGGTTTCTTAGCTGGTTATATCGTTGTTCTCTTGAAGAAAGTATTTGCCGGACTTCCGCAAGTGCTTGACGGCTTAAAGCCTGTGTTACTTTATCCGCTGTTTGGGATCTTCTTTACCGGAGTCATTATGCATTATGTTGTCAACACGCCTGTCAAGATGATCATGGATGGCATGACACATTGGCTTGAAGGGCTTGGTACAGGAAACCTTGTTGTCATGGGTATTGTTTTAGGCGGTATGATGGCGATTGATATGGGAGGACCGATCAATAAAGCGGCCTTCACATTCGGTATCGCGATGATTGAAGCAGGAAACTTTGGACCGCATGCGGCAATCATGGCTGGCGGTATGGTGCCTCCGCTAGGAATCGCGCTTGCGACAACATTCTTTAAAAATAAGTTCTCAAAACGTGATCGTGAAGCTGGAATTACCAACTATGTGATGGGACTGTCATTTATCACTGAAGGTGCGATTCCGTTTGCGGCGGCAGATCCGGCCCGCGTCATCCCTGCATGTATGATTGGGTCAGCAGTCGCTGGCGGTTTATCCCAGTTTTTCCATGTCACACTGCAAGCACCGCATGGCGGAATATTCGTTCTCTTCTTTACCACAAATCATGCGCTGCTGTATCTCCTCAGTATCTTGATTGGTGCGGTTGTGACAGCTTTGATTCTCGGCGTTTTGAAAAAGCCGGTTCCAACTGAAAAATAAATGCTGAAAGTGCCACGGGGGAAACCTTGCGGCACTTTCTTTTTTCCTGTTTTCGGGTCTGGGCGTACACTGATTATGAATTCTCCCAAGACTTGTGATAAAGTATAGGAAAGCTTTATTTTCAACTTGTACATTGCAACAGACTGTTTTTAGGAGGAAGCGTTTTGACTGAAGAAAAATCCAAGAAAAAGAATAATTCTCTCTTTGAATGGGTAAAAGCCATCATTATCGCAGTCGCTCTGGCTTTATTGATCCGGGCGTTTTTATTTGAACCGTATTTAGTTGAAGGCACTTCGATGGATCCGACACTGCATGACGGGGAACGTTTGTTCGTTTATAAAACGGTTAAATACATTGGGGAGTTTGAACGCGGGGATATCGTCATCATTGACGGAGATGAAAAAAATGTCCACTATGTTAAGCGTCTGATCGGTCTGCCGGGAGATACCGTGCAAATGAAAGATGACACGCTTTATATTAACGGGAAGAAAGTCGCCGAGCCGTATCTGGCGGAAAACAGAAAAGAGGCGAAAGCGGTCGGCGTCAAACTGACGGGTGATTTTGGCCCTGTTAAAGTTCCGGAAGGCAAGTATTTCGTGATGGGGGACAACCGGCAGAGATCGATGGACAGCCGCAACGGACTCGGGCTGATCGATAAAAAACGGGTTGTCGGAACATCGCAATTCGTGTTTTTCCCGTTTAATGAAATCCGAAAAACAGACTAAAAAAAGCCTGACGTCCCCCGGGACGGTCAGGCTTTTTTTAAGACATCACGGACGCCAGCACCGCGATAAACAGGACGGTGACGAACACTGACGCCATGATGAGAAGAACGCTGTAAAGGGTTTTGATTTGCGCGGTTTCTTTTCCTTTTTTCGCAAGGATTCTTTTGGCATAGATATGAACAAACGCGTAAATCAGAGCAATCCCGATGTAAAGGCCTAAATCACGCGCTGTAAAACCGGTTACTGCCAGATATACACCGGCAAAAAAAATAAACATGCAGTATTCTGTCAGAGTGATAAGCTTCATGTTTTCCTCCGTCTAACGATCCGTGTTTTCTTCAAATATCACCTTTTTATAATATATCTTTTGCAGCCATCCTACAAGAAGGCCGAACCCTATCAAAAGACATGCGAATACAAAAAAATCAAAAGTCCACATATTATATCCTTTGAAAAACCCGATCGCCAACGTAGCGATGACCATGGTGAGTGATAGAAAAGCCGCGTGCCGGGGCCTTGTGTTTACCCATCTGATAATATCCGGGTCATCTTTTATATTCATTTATCCTTCCCCCATTCTTCATTAATTGTAACATATTGTCACAATGAACATACAAAAAAAGCGCATGTCGGCTTTGCGCTTTATAGCTTCATCACATCAGAGCATTTCTCTTATAGGTCATTCGTGTTATACTCTTTTTAATGAAGGAATATGGAGGATATTAAATGATAGCTGTTCATAATGTAAGCTTGCGGTTTGCAGACCGGAAGTTATTTGAAGATGTCAACATTAAATTTACGCCCGGAAACTGCTACGGGCTGATCGGGGCCAATGGCGCCGGGAAATCTACATTTTTGAAAATTTTGTCAGGGGAGATTGAGCCGCAAACAGGCGATGTTCATATGAGCCCCGGCGAGCGCCTCGCCGTTCTGAAGCAAAACCACTTTGAGTATGAAGAATATGAAGTGCTGAAAACGGTCATCATGGGCCATAAGCGCCTTTATGAAGTGATGCAGGAGAAAGACGCCATTTACATGAAGCCGGACTTTTCCGATGAAGACGGGATTCGCGCTGCCGAGCTGGAAGGCGAGTTTGCCGAGCTGAACGGCTGGGAAGCGGAAGGAGAAGCGGCGATATTATTAAAGGGGCTTGGCATTCCTGAAGAGCTCCATACGAAAAAAATGGCCGATCTCGGCGGATCTGATAAAGTGAAAGTGCTTCTTGCCCAGGCGCTCTTTGGAAAGCCTGATGTGCTCCTTCTCGATGAGCCGACGAACCATTTGGATATTCAGGCGATTCAGTGGCTTGAGGAGTTCTTGATCAATTTTGAGAATACGGTGATCGTTGTGTCTCATGACCGTCACTTTTTAAATAAAGTCTGCACACACATCGCTGATTTGGATTTTAATAAAATCCAAATCTATGTCGGAAACTATGATTTCTGGTATGAATCAAGCCAGCTCGCTTTGAAAATGGCACAGGAAGCCAATAAGAAAAAAGAAGAGCAGATCAAGCAGCTTCAGGAGTTCGTCGCCAGATTCAGCGCCAATGCCTCCAAATCAAAGCAGGCGACATCAAGAAAAAAACTGCTTGAGAAAATTACGCTGGATGATATTAAACCGTCGTCACGCAAGTATCCTTACGTCAATTTCACGCCTGAGCGTGAGATTGGAAATGATGTGCTTGTCGTCAAAGACCTGTCCAAAACGATCGACGGTGTCAAAGTTCTTGATTCGGTCAGCTTTATGATGAACAAGGATGATAAAATCGCGTTTACGGGACGCAATGAGCTTGCTGCGACAACGCTCTTTAAAATCCTCGCCGGGGAAATGGAGCCTGACAGCGGGACATTTAAGTGGGGTGTGACGACATCCCAGGCGTTTTTCCCGAAAGACAACAGCGAGTATTTTGAAAACAGCGATTTGAACCTTGTCGACTGGCTCCGCCAATTTTCCCCGCATGATCAAAGCGAAAGCTTCCTGCGCGGATTTTTAGGCAGAATGCTGTTCTCCGGAGAAGAAGTGCTCAAAAAAGCAAGCGTCCTCTCAGGGGGAGAAAAAGTCCGCTGCATGCTGTCGAAAATGATGCTCTCCGGAGCGAATGTGTTAATGCTGGATGAGCCGACAAACCATTTGGACCTTGAATCGATTACAGCTTTAAATAACGGCTTAATCAGCTTTAAAGGCGCCATGCTGTTTACATCTCATGACCATCAGTTTGTCCAGACGATCGCCAACCGGATCATCGAGATCACACCAAACGGCATCGTCGATAAACAAATGAGCTATGACGAGTTTTTGGAAGATAAAACGGTACAGGACAAGCTTGCCGAACTTTACGCATAATTCCAGAAACCCCGCCTGAAAAAGCGGGGTTTCTTATATCAAGGAGATGGTCGCTATGTCATGCCGAAAGGCTCTTGAGCAATATATTCAAGCAACAAACACGCATGTGTTTGCAAATGTCAAAAAGCTTCTTGACCCCGACGCGGTGTATTGGTTTTCGGATCAGACGTGTTCGGGCTTTGAGGAGATTCAGCGTTACTTTGAAAACGCCTGGAAGCAAATCGAAAACGAAATATACAGCGCCGAGGATGTCAGCTGGATCACGGAAACAGACGAACAGGCCGTTTGCCTGTATACGTACAAATGGAAAGGGTATTATCAAGGCGAACCGGTTTCCGGGGCAGGCCGTGCGACAAACGTATTTATAAAGGACGAGTCGGGAAGCTGGAAGCTGAAGCACGAGCATTTAAGCAGCTTGCCGAAATCGTGATGAACCGGAGTGTGCTTTGCCGGGATCATTGGACGCTTTTTTAGCCGTTACAGTCACAGGCTGAAGCGTGCAAGGGTCGGAAGTTTTTGGGAGCGGGCATTCGTCTTCGATACCATATAAAAGGACCTCAGAGACTTTCTGAGGTCCTTTTTTAGGCGGATCTTAAATCGCCCAGTTGCCGTTTCTGAAAATCGGCTCTCTCTTTCCGTCGGCCGTGATGCCGTCGATATCCATTTCTCCTGAGCCGATCATAAAATCAACGTGTGTGATGCTCTCATTTAAACCTTCTTTTGCAAGCTCTTCACGCGTCATGTTTTTGCCGCCTTCGATGTTGAAGGCATAAGCGCTTCCGATGGC is a window encoding:
- the pfkB gene encoding 1-phosphofructokinase; protein product: MIYTVTLNPSVDYIVHVEEFTLGGLNRSAYDTKYPGGKGINVSRVLNRHHVPSKVLGFIGGFTGGYIKSFLEEEKLETAFNEVNGDTRINVKLKTGDETEINGQGPVISEDDFAAFLARFSAMKEGDIVVLAGSIPASMPQDTYEKIAEACSRQHVRVVLDISGEALLKAAQMRPLLMKPNHHELGEMFQTTITTPEEAVPYGKKLIEQGAENAIVSMAGEGALLFTKDGVYHANVPKGKLVNSVGAGDSVVAGFLAGIEKQLDIKEAFRLGVASGSATAFSEELGTEELVHKLLPEVQVKAI
- the lepB gene encoding signal peptidase I, whose product is MTEEKSKKKNNSLFEWVKAIIIAVALALLIRAFLFEPYLVEGTSMDPTLHDGERLFVYKTVKYIGEFERGDIVIIDGDEKNVHYVKRLIGLPGDTVQMKDDTLYINGKKVAEPYLAENRKEAKAVGVKLTGDFGPVKVPEGKYFVMGDNRQRSMDSRNGLGLIDKKRVVGTSQFVFFPFNEIRKTD
- a CDS encoding fructose-specific PTS transporter subunit EIIC, with the protein product MKITELLTKHTIKLNLESSQKENVIEELVTVLDQAGKLNDKEGYKDAVINREKQSSTGIGEGIAIPHAKTASVKEPAIAFGRSKEGVDYESLDGQPSHLVFMIAATDGANNTHLEALSRLSTLLMREEIRKQLLDAESAEEIIDIINEHDKDDEDEEQGETPQAPSAKGKILAVTACPTGIAHTFMAADALKEKAKELGVDIKVETNGSSGIKNGLTAQEIEDAVAIIVAADKQVEMDRFQGKHVIEVPVTAGIRRPKELIEQALKQDAPIYQAKGGAASDSEDGAAKGKGGGFYKHLMSGVSNMLPFVVGGGILVALSFFWGINATKPGDPTYNEFAAVLNNIGGTNALGLIVAVLAGFIAMSIADRPGFAPGMVGGFMATQAGAGFLGGLIAGFLAGYIVVLLKKVFAGLPQVLDGLKPVLLYPLFGIFFTGVIMHYVVNTPVKMIMDGMTHWLEGLGTGNLVVMGIVLGGMMAIDMGGPINKAAFTFGIAMIEAGNFGPHAAIMAGGMVPPLGIALATTFFKNKFSKRDREAGITNYVMGLSFITEGAIPFAAADPARVIPACMIGSAVAGGLSQFFHVTLQAPHGGIFVLFFTTNHALLYLLSILIGAVVTALILGVLKKPVPTEK
- a CDS encoding DeoR/GlpR family DNA-binding transcription regulator is translated as MLTPERHQLIIDEIEKHDVVKIQYLMNLTNASESTIRRDLSTLEARGYLKRVHGGASKLSDIRMEPDMLEKSSKNLHEKRKIAQEAASLLKEGDCIFLDAGTTTLQMIDFIDQEKDIIVVTNGVMHIEALMKKGIPFYLLGGYVKHKTGAIVGGSALSAISQYRFDKSFIGVNGIHTEAGFTTPDPEEALLKTKAVKQAKKAFALADASKFGEMSFSAFASLDEATIITAGSAKHSFDNYQEKTVVKVVKT
- a CDS encoding ABC transporter ATP-binding protein, with product MIQLSKVKKSYQIGKETFDVLHSIDVVIERGEYLSIMGPSGSGKSTLMNIIGCLDRPSSGIYKLDGEDVSSYKDKELAAVGNQSIGFVFQQFQLLPRLNAKKNVELPMIYAGIGKKERQERAERALEKVGLKDRMLHMPSELSGGQKQRVAIARAIVNEPKLILADEPTGALDTKTSISIMEQFSELNAEGTTVLLVTHEPEIADYTNRVIMVRDGEIVASERQRSVGE
- a CDS encoding Yip1 family protein, which produces MEANVETVQKQKKPSLLGIIISPVRQFERMRERPAIWLALIISLALSAFSVYLSYWKLNEELLFEFNPGMLAARDIFRSIIFYVLSGLVLWLIAKIGGGKTNFACMVSLSVFGTFVVVIRDVIISLIYYFTNSDIAFSFSSLDGYIPAEEPLSSVLALFDIFTIWAFVLVAIGLQKAAGASKRAAWIGVSVLFVVFLLFSYLLGLFFLFLQNLPN
- a CDS encoding ATP-binding cassette domain-containing protein; translation: MIAVHNVSLRFADRKLFEDVNIKFTPGNCYGLIGANGAGKSTFLKILSGEIEPQTGDVHMSPGERLAVLKQNHFEYEEYEVLKTVIMGHKRLYEVMQEKDAIYMKPDFSDEDGIRAAELEGEFAELNGWEAEGEAAILLKGLGIPEELHTKKMADLGGSDKVKVLLAQALFGKPDVLLLDEPTNHLDIQAIQWLEEFLINFENTVIVVSHDRHFLNKVCTHIADLDFNKIQIYVGNYDFWYESSQLALKMAQEANKKKEEQIKQLQEFVARFSANASKSKQATSRKKLLEKITLDDIKPSSRKYPYVNFTPEREIGNDVLVVKDLSKTIDGVKVLDSVSFMMNKDDKIAFTGRNELAATTLFKILAGEMEPDSGTFKWGVTTSQAFFPKDNSEYFENSDLNLVDWLRQFSPHDQSESFLRGFLGRMLFSGEEVLKKASVLSGGEKVRCMLSKMMLSGANVLMLDEPTNHLDLESITALNNGLISFKGAMLFTSHDHQFVQTIANRIIEITPNGIVDKQMSYDEFLEDKTVQDKLAELYA
- a CDS encoding nuclear transport factor 2 family protein translates to MSCRKALEQYIQATNTHVFANVKKLLDPDAVYWFSDQTCSGFEEIQRYFENAWKQIENEIYSAEDVSWITETDEQAVCLYTYKWKGYYQGEPVSGAGRATNVFIKDESGSWKLKHEHLSSLPKS
- a CDS encoding ABC transporter permease produces the protein MSLLENLRMALSSVLAHKMRSILTMLGIIIGVGSVIVVVAVGQGGEQMLKQSISGPGNTVELFYSPSEEELAKNPNAYEEANFTEADINSLKEIEGVKQVVASTTENMTARYRKEETDSSIIGINSGYMSVNSLHIKEGRGFTENDFLSGKRAGVISEKFSEELFDKKSPLGQVVWINGQPVEVIGILEKETGLLSLEQSEMYLPFTMMRSSFGSSNYSTVSLQVESADDMKAVGQEAAQLMNDHHDTEDSYQVMNMEEIAKGIGQVTTIMTMIIGSIAGISLLVGGIGVMNIMLVSVTERTREIGIRKSLGATRGQILLQFLIESVVLTLIGGLIGIGLGYGGASLVSVIAGWPSLVSWQVVIGGVLFSMVIGVIFGMLPANKAARLDPIDALRYE